One Synechococcus sp. PROS-9-1 DNA window includes the following coding sequences:
- a CDS encoding histidine phosphatase family protein has protein sequence MGNERQLWLLRHGATEWAINGRHTGNTDLPLLPEGEEEAQQLAPALASHRFAAVFSSPLQRAKRTCELGGLGQQRRIMETLREWDYGDYEGITTPEIRKSIPNWTVWSHGCPNGEDAQAVQQRCEQTIEIALAAPGEGDVALFAHGHLLRALTGTWLGLGATAGRYFQLGTGTICILGFERGQRIIARWNAPTNSLF, from the coding sequence ATGGGCAACGAACGTCAGCTCTGGTTGCTTCGACACGGAGCCACTGAATGGGCCATAAACGGACGGCACACAGGCAACACCGATTTACCTTTGTTGCCTGAGGGCGAAGAAGAGGCACAACAGCTTGCGCCTGCACTCGCATCCCATCGGTTTGCAGCCGTTTTCAGTTCACCACTGCAACGAGCAAAACGCACGTGTGAGCTGGGAGGCCTTGGCCAACAACGACGCATCATGGAAACCTTGCGCGAGTGGGATTACGGGGATTACGAAGGAATCACAACCCCCGAGATTCGTAAGAGCATTCCGAACTGGACCGTTTGGAGCCATGGCTGCCCGAATGGAGAAGATGCGCAAGCCGTGCAACAACGCTGCGAACAAACCATTGAAATCGCCTTAGCGGCACCGGGCGAGGGAGATGTTGCCCTCTTTGCCCATGGGCACCTGCTGCGCGCCTTGACAGGGACCTGGTTGGGACTCGGTGCAACAGCTGGTCGCTACTTCCAGCTCGGCACAGGAACGATCTGCATCCTGGGCTTCGAGCGAGGCCAGCGCATAATCGCGCGCTGGAATGCGCCCACCAACAGCTTGTTTTAA
- the crtE gene encoding geranylgeranyl diphosphate synthase CrtE, translating into MSAAATSPESVPSSGELPCTFDFAAYLKLSRDRVEIALDSSMGPERPESLRDAMRYSLLAGGKRLRPILCLAACELVGGSSELAMPTAVALEMIHTMSLIHDDLPAMDNDDLRRGRPTNHKVYGDAMAILAGDAMLSRAFEMVAVRSPNVPADRLLRVVGELALVSGAPGLVGGQVVDLESEGQAVDLETLEYIHLHKTAALLRACVVTGALIGGASDDQLQAMRTYANGIGLAFQIIDDILDVTASSEVLGKTAGKDLLADKTTYPKLLGLEASREKALQLVRESKAALEPWSNKAAPLLALADYVASRDC; encoded by the coding sequence ATGTCCGCTGCGGCCACTAGCCCCGAAAGCGTGCCGTCCTCCGGTGAGCTCCCCTGCACGTTTGACTTTGCGGCCTACCTAAAGCTCTCCCGCGATCGCGTGGAGATTGCCCTGGATTCCTCGATGGGACCCGAGCGGCCTGAATCCTTGCGCGATGCAATGCGCTACTCCCTTCTGGCGGGGGGGAAACGGTTGCGACCGATTTTGTGCCTTGCGGCTTGTGAATTAGTAGGGGGATCCTCCGAACTGGCCATGCCAACGGCGGTGGCTCTGGAAATGATCCACACCATGTCGCTGATCCACGACGACTTACCGGCCATGGACAACGATGACCTGCGCAGGGGGCGTCCGACCAACCACAAGGTGTATGGCGATGCCATGGCCATCCTTGCGGGTGATGCCATGCTCAGCCGTGCTTTTGAAATGGTGGCTGTCCGCAGTCCAAACGTTCCCGCGGATCGCTTGTTGCGGGTTGTTGGTGAGTTGGCTCTCGTGTCTGGAGCCCCCGGTTTGGTTGGAGGTCAGGTTGTTGATCTTGAATCAGAAGGCCAAGCGGTTGATCTTGAGACTCTTGAATACATCCACCTTCACAAGACCGCGGCCTTGCTTCGTGCCTGTGTGGTGACCGGAGCTTTGATTGGAGGAGCGAGTGATGACCAACTGCAGGCGATGCGCACCTACGCCAATGGCATTGGTTTGGCCTTCCAGATCATTGACGACATCCTTGATGTAACGGCCAGCAGCGAAGTGCTTGGCAAAACGGCCGGCAAGGATCTGCTCGCCGATAAAACGACCTATCCCAAGCTTTTGGGACTTGAAGCGTCGCGGGAGAAGGCGTTGCAGTTGGTGCGGGAGTCGAAGGCTGCTCTCGAACCTTGGAGTAACAAGGCTGCACCCTTGTTGGCTCTCGCCGATTACGTGGCGAGTCGCGATTGTTGA
- the folD gene encoding bifunctional methylenetetrahydrofolate dehydrogenase/methenyltetrahydrofolate cyclohydrolase FolD, whose protein sequence is MALRLDGKQLAAQLEVRLQQQIQNGMASAGRSPGLAVLRIGDDPASAVYVRNKEKACARIGVESFGSHLPAHASQQEVLTAIRELNADERVDGILLQLPLPKGLDETPLLAEIDPNKDADGLHTLNLGRLLKGEQGPRSCTPAGVMVMLRDQGIDPAGKRAVVVGRSILVGQPMALMLQAANATVTVAHSRTKHLESITRQAEILVVAAGRPEMIGADHITPGCVVVDVGIHRRPEGGLCGDVRAEELEPVAAALSPVPGGVGPMTVTMLLVNTVVAWCRRHQVAMELSDLVV, encoded by the coding sequence ATGGCTCTCAGGCTGGATGGCAAGCAGCTCGCCGCGCAGCTTGAAGTGCGTTTGCAGCAGCAAATTCAAAATGGCATGGCCTCAGCAGGGCGTTCACCAGGCCTGGCTGTGCTTCGCATTGGCGACGATCCCGCCAGTGCGGTCTACGTGCGCAATAAAGAGAAGGCCTGTGCCCGCATCGGGGTGGAGAGCTTTGGTTCCCATCTCCCGGCCCATGCTTCACAGCAGGAGGTGTTGACAGCCATTCGCGAGCTCAATGCTGATGAGCGGGTGGATGGAATCCTGCTCCAGCTGCCGCTGCCGAAAGGCTTGGACGAGACCCCGCTGCTGGCTGAAATCGATCCGAATAAAGATGCTGATGGACTGCATACCTTGAATCTCGGTCGCCTGTTGAAGGGGGAACAGGGTCCAAGAAGTTGCACACCTGCAGGGGTGATGGTGATGCTCCGTGATCAGGGCATCGATCCCGCCGGCAAGCGTGCCGTCGTGGTGGGCCGCAGCATCCTGGTGGGTCAGCCGATGGCCCTCATGCTTCAGGCGGCGAACGCCACCGTCACGGTGGCCCATTCGCGCACGAAACATCTGGAATCGATCACCCGTCAGGCTGAAATTCTTGTAGTGGCTGCAGGTCGCCCCGAAATGATCGGTGCAGATCACATCACACCGGGTTGTGTGGTGGTGGATGTTGGTATTCATCGCCGCCCTGAAGGCGGACTTTGCGGTGATGTGCGTGCTGAGGAACTAGAACCCGTCGCTGCAGCGCTTTCTCCTGTCCCTGGAGGGGTTGGCCCCATGACGGTAACGATGTTGCTGGTCAACACTGTGGTGGCCTGGTGTCGACGCCATCAGGTTGCGATGGAATTGTCCGATTTGGTGGTTTGA
- a CDS encoding HDIG domain-containing metalloprotein: MFRSHPLAQLWRSWLRSESPRRPVLRWNRLQKAGLLLVCIAVALVSSWPWLVEPDLRPGIPAPFDSIAPKAARVVDSEALDQRRSSLMPNTFVQVVDEQQSSLLKLRLERHLAELERVARSENIDRIGPVNLTTDEQFWLEKRSQDDRKNWDMTIRKAVDRMLSQGLVNTVAIEQLRKASSLQLEALGPEDAPARTLGSKIATTTLQGASNLQTDPLRSQRLIEELITKQGIPTIEVKAGDLITRKGEPISSQAYDVLDFFGLINRSPKLGIWLLRFTEALASCGVMLLVMKRERPCLEASHGFLAIGLLLISQFSKIWFGAAVSPLAVIVPPTLLLAQGLGTTSGLAWMAVSCLLWPTPVSGLGEGRLLITAAVAAIAAIQAGRLRSRAQLLQLAVLLPLGALVAEMVMLREPFEAVNLSWTRLTPDTGELASEALLMGLLMMLTILLIPLLESSFGLLTRARLMELADQERPLLRRLSSEAPGTFEHTLMICGLAEEGARAIRADVDLIKTGSLYHDVGKLHAPNWFIENQTTGEENPHTKLNDPVASAGVLQAHVDEGLKLARRYRLPRPIADFIPEHQGTLRMGFFLHQAQQKDPTVSEHLFRYRGPTPRSKETGILMLADGCEAALRSLPPDTSDSEAQTTVKRILEARLADGQLSQSGLSRAEVDLVMHAFVRVWRRMRHRRIPYPIPAKRSFSA, translated from the coding sequence GTGTTCCGATCTCATCCCCTAGCCCAGCTCTGGAGAAGCTGGTTGCGGAGTGAGTCACCGCGACGCCCTGTGCTGCGTTGGAACCGCCTTCAAAAGGCTGGATTGCTTTTGGTCTGCATTGCCGTAGCCCTGGTCTCCAGCTGGCCCTGGCTGGTGGAACCCGACTTACGACCAGGAATCCCAGCACCGTTCGATTCGATTGCCCCGAAGGCAGCGCGGGTCGTCGACAGCGAAGCGCTCGATCAAAGGCGATCGAGCTTGATGCCCAACACCTTTGTGCAGGTGGTGGATGAGCAGCAATCAAGCCTCCTCAAGCTGAGGCTCGAGCGACATCTCGCCGAATTAGAACGCGTCGCCAGAAGCGAGAACATCGACCGAATTGGCCCCGTCAATCTGACTACAGACGAACAATTTTGGCTGGAAAAACGTTCGCAAGACGATCGCAAAAACTGGGACATGACGATCCGCAAGGCTGTGGATCGCATGCTCAGCCAAGGTCTTGTCAACACGGTTGCGATTGAACAGCTCAGAAAGGCTTCATCACTGCAACTCGAAGCGCTGGGACCTGAGGACGCTCCAGCAAGAACCCTCGGCAGCAAGATCGCCACGACAACACTTCAAGGCGCCAGCAACCTCCAGACCGATCCGCTGCGCAGCCAACGACTGATTGAAGAGCTGATCACCAAGCAAGGGATTCCAACCATCGAAGTCAAAGCTGGCGATCTGATCACCCGCAAAGGCGAACCGATTAGCTCCCAGGCCTATGACGTGCTCGATTTCTTTGGGCTGATCAATCGCAGTCCGAAACTAGGAATTTGGTTGTTGCGTTTCACCGAAGCACTCGCGAGTTGCGGAGTGATGTTGCTCGTGATGAAACGGGAAAGGCCCTGCCTTGAGGCCTCCCATGGGTTTCTGGCGATCGGCCTGCTGTTGATCAGCCAATTCAGCAAGATTTGGTTCGGTGCAGCGGTGAGCCCTCTGGCTGTGATCGTGCCACCCACGCTGCTTTTAGCCCAAGGCCTTGGAACCACCAGTGGCCTGGCCTGGATGGCGGTGAGCTGTTTGCTTTGGCCCACTCCAGTGAGCGGATTGGGCGAAGGCCGGCTGCTGATCACGGCTGCCGTTGCGGCGATCGCCGCTATTCAGGCCGGACGATTACGCAGCCGAGCTCAGTTGTTGCAACTAGCTGTGTTGCTGCCATTGGGAGCGTTAGTCGCCGAAATGGTGATGCTGCGTGAACCGTTTGAAGCCGTGAACCTGTCCTGGACACGGCTCACACCCGATACCGGAGAACTCGCGTCCGAGGCTCTACTGATGGGTCTGCTGATGATGCTCACGATCCTGCTGATTCCGCTTTTAGAAAGCTCATTCGGCCTGCTCACTAGGGCACGTTTGATGGAGCTGGCCGATCAAGAGCGTCCGCTGCTGCGCCGGTTGTCGTCAGAAGCACCTGGAACGTTTGAACACACGTTGATGATCTGCGGATTGGCAGAGGAGGGAGCGCGTGCGATTCGGGCCGATGTGGATCTGATCAAAACAGGATCCCTTTATCACGATGTGGGCAAACTCCATGCTCCGAACTGGTTCATCGAAAATCAAACCACCGGAGAAGAGAATCCACACACCAAATTGAACGACCCGGTCGCCAGTGCCGGAGTGCTCCAGGCCCATGTGGACGAAGGCCTCAAACTGGCTCGGCGCTACCGCTTGCCGCGGCCGATCGCGGATTTCATTCCGGAGCATCAAGGCACCTTGCGGATGGGCTTTTTCTTGCATCAAGCCCAGCAAAAGGATCCAACGGTTTCAGAACACTTATTTCGCTATCGAGGCCCCACACCTCGATCGAAAGAAACCGGAATTTTGATGCTTGCAGACGGCTGTGAGGCCGCCTTGCGATCACTTCCCCCCGACACCAGCGACAGCGAAGCGCAAACGACCGTGAAGCGCATCTTGGAAGCGCGCTTAGCCGACGGACAGCTGAGTCAGAGCGGCCTGAGTCGCGCCGAAGTTGACCTGGTGATGCATGCCTTTGTGCGCGTCTGGAGGCGCATGCGGCACCGCCGGATTCCCTATCCAATCCCGGCGAAACGCAGCTTCAGCGCCTAA
- a CDS encoding glucose-6-phosphate dehydrogenase assembly protein OpcA, with protein MSPQLTLQTPLELPPSEVPNYLNQLWSRDQANSIGAHTFCLLIWQPAWVEQQLVRTGRIEGPIMGVQRDEVEEAGRKAVLELDLPLSTPPLGSSVSNSLAKVDGSKTSDDLRGQHVDEALSTLRPRRLITLAPSLDSSRPLETLVAAYCPLPEEGGGTVACGDVVVLRGGTEALQEGLNTLQPLLPDDLPSWVWWNGPLDESPELLEKLSIAPRRLILDSALGNPSYCLNLLATRLASGQAVNDLNWLRLGSWHQTLAMVFDPPHRRDALSHVVQLDIDVEGDHPVQGLLLASWIADRLGWTLKETHGHDAKTGDSSISAMFQRPDGTEVPLRVSPVPMGQPSIHPGQIVGLRMISKPEHGGAMCVILCAESGGCMRLEAGGMASMELVEEVVPLLHTHVEADMARLLEGGHDSSNPLLAAAAPLAAKLLT; from the coding sequence ATGTCCCCTCAGCTCACGCTTCAAACTCCCCTCGAGCTCCCTCCATCGGAAGTTCCCAATTACCTCAATCAGTTGTGGTCCCGCGATCAAGCCAACAGCATTGGGGCCCACACCTTCTGTCTGTTGATCTGGCAGCCAGCCTGGGTGGAACAGCAGCTGGTGCGCACGGGCAGAATCGAAGGCCCAATCATGGGCGTGCAACGCGACGAGGTGGAAGAGGCTGGGCGGAAAGCAGTCCTCGAGCTTGATCTCCCCCTCAGCACCCCGCCCCTTGGGAGCTCGGTGTCAAACAGTCTGGCCAAAGTTGATGGCAGCAAAACCAGTGACGACCTTCGTGGTCAACATGTTGATGAGGCCTTAAGCACGCTCAGACCACGGCGCTTGATCACCCTGGCACCAAGCTTGGATTCCAGCCGCCCCTTGGAAACCTTGGTGGCCGCCTATTGCCCCTTACCGGAAGAGGGGGGGGGCACTGTTGCCTGCGGAGATGTGGTGGTGCTCCGCGGCGGAACAGAGGCCTTGCAGGAAGGACTCAACACATTGCAGCCCCTACTCCCCGACGACCTGCCCTCTTGGGTGTGGTGGAACGGGCCCCTCGATGAATCGCCTGAGTTATTGGAGAAGCTCTCGATCGCTCCTCGCAGGCTCATTTTGGATTCTGCTCTTGGGAATCCCTCTTACTGCCTGAACCTTCTCGCCACCAGGCTCGCAAGCGGCCAGGCCGTGAATGATCTCAACTGGCTAAGGCTGGGCAGCTGGCATCAAACGCTGGCGATGGTGTTTGATCCTCCGCACCGTCGCGATGCCCTGAGCCATGTGGTGCAACTCGACATCGATGTCGAGGGAGATCACCCGGTCCAAGGCCTCCTGTTGGCCTCTTGGATTGCCGATCGACTGGGCTGGACTCTCAAAGAGACCCATGGGCATGATGCCAAAACCGGCGATTCCAGCATCAGCGCAATGTTCCAACGTCCTGATGGAACCGAGGTGCCGCTGCGGGTGTCTCCCGTACCCATGGGGCAACCCAGTATTCATCCAGGACAAATCGTGGGGCTACGGATGATTTCCAAACCCGAGCATGGCGGGGCGATGTGTGTGATCCTCTGCGCGGAATCTGGTGGTTGCATGCGCCTTGAAGCTGGGGGCATGGCCAGCATGGAACTCGTGGAAGAAGTGGTGCCCTTGCTCCATACACACGTGGAAGCCGACATGGCTCGCCTCCTCGAGGGTGGGCACGATTCCTCAAACCCACTCTTGGCTGCGGCTGCCCCTCTGGCTGCCAAGCTTCTGACTTAA
- a CDS encoding divergent PAP2 family protein, with amino-acid sequence MPVQFLDNAVLAWGLAACGLAQFSKLFLELVLNRRWRPAVLFETGGMPSSHSALVTGTAAGVGWQMGFDQPAFALAATVAFVVMYDASGVRRSAGFTAARLNELPDSLWPNPPEKPLKERLGHTRTEVLVGSLLGPLIALPGLFFVGSPLHLAQTFGLLIG; translated from the coding sequence ATGCCTGTTCAGTTTTTGGATAATGCTGTGCTCGCCTGGGGATTGGCGGCCTGCGGGTTGGCACAGTTCTCCAAGCTGTTCCTGGAATTGGTGCTGAATCGGCGCTGGAGGCCGGCTGTGCTCTTTGAAACTGGAGGGATGCCCTCGAGTCACTCGGCATTGGTCACTGGCACAGCTGCTGGAGTGGGCTGGCAGATGGGTTTTGATCAGCCTGCGTTTGCGCTGGCTGCCACGGTGGCTTTTGTGGTGATGTACGACGCCAGTGGGGTGCGCCGGTCGGCAGGATTCACGGCCGCTCGCCTCAACGAACTTCCTGATTCGCTCTGGCCCAACCCTCCTGAGAAGCCACTAAAAGAAAGGCTTGGTCATACCCGCACGGAGGTGTTGGTGGGCAGTCTGTTGGGACCTTTAATCGCTCTCCCTGGACTCTTTTTTGTGGGGTCTCCCCTTCATTTGGCCCAAACGTTTGGTTTGTTAATCGGGTGA
- a CDS encoding acylphosphatase, giving the protein MARRSRNSGDTDRDGFIKTTRQQQQPLKERWRFLIEGNVQGVGFRQSCRQRAVDLGLSGWVRNLKDGRVEVQAEGGEIALNAMRLWCERGPSTAGVTRVLFSKMPVTGHDWFDVRS; this is encoded by the coding sequence ATGGCGCGCCGCTCTCGAAACTCTGGCGACACAGATCGCGACGGATTCATAAAGACCACGCGTCAGCAACAGCAGCCATTAAAAGAACGCTGGCGCTTTCTCATCGAAGGCAACGTGCAAGGGGTGGGATTCAGACAGAGTTGCCGACAACGCGCCGTCGATCTTGGTCTTAGCGGCTGGGTTCGCAACCTCAAAGACGGGAGAGTGGAGGTTCAGGCGGAGGGAGGCGAAATAGCCTTGAATGCCATGCGTCTGTGGTGTGAGCGCGGCCCAAGCACAGCAGGCGTGACAAGGGTGCTGTTCTCAAAAATGCCCGTCACTGGACATGACTGGTTTGACGTTCGCAGTTAA
- a CDS encoding AAA family ATPase yields MSRLKPSEAILTNDQQTAAALFETWLSNEDPGIPFVLSGYAGSGKTFLSMRLLRQVEATGLCWTVVAPTHKAVGVLRHALDLEGLRPTWYPSTIHRLLRLKLRRQGDREVCESTEQTAASLEHLGLILVDESSMVDGSLLSVALQCAHPFKTRLVFVGDPAQLPPVGEADSPVFSMDRAITASLKQVVRHQGPVLQLASCLRDGRLPCELPPLMPPLRSELGQVGVLNRSAWLIQAQDGLRRAAACDNPDAARILCYTNRTLDALVPHARRAIHGEMADQMAVLPGEVLISRTAVMAPASRDGAETGEEPDLVLGSNREVVVEDVTPERCDLAEFGFAGETQMALAGFEAPVIDTVTAKVRSGELELSLRLQPPSGSAARQRLDGVLQGLRTQARDAGKRGGRPLWRRYFLIRDAFASLGPAAVLTVHRSQGSSFGEVFVADDVFWPQDLVLRRQLVYVAVSRAQEAVWMAGRSSSVKAVERWTRALRNE; encoded by the coding sequence GTGAGCAGGCTGAAGCCCTCTGAGGCCATCCTCACCAATGATCAGCAGACGGCAGCTGCATTGTTTGAGACGTGGCTGTCAAACGAGGACCCTGGCATTCCGTTTGTGTTGAGCGGTTATGCCGGCAGTGGCAAAACCTTCCTGTCGATGCGTTTGCTGCGCCAAGTCGAAGCCACAGGTCTGTGTTGGACCGTTGTGGCCCCCACCCATAAAGCGGTTGGTGTGTTGCGCCATGCCCTTGATTTAGAGGGGCTCCGCCCCACTTGGTACCCCTCCACCATCCATCGACTGTTGCGTCTCAAGTTGCGTCGCCAGGGGGATCGGGAGGTTTGCGAATCCACCGAACAAACGGCGGCATCGTTGGAACATCTCGGCCTGATCCTGGTCGATGAATCCTCCATGGTTGATGGCTCGCTGTTGTCGGTCGCACTGCAGTGCGCTCATCCTTTTAAAACTCGGCTTGTGTTCGTTGGCGATCCGGCCCAGCTTCCGCCCGTGGGAGAAGCGGATAGCCCTGTGTTCTCAATGGACCGTGCGATTACAGCGTCGCTCAAGCAAGTAGTCCGTCATCAAGGCCCTGTGCTGCAGCTGGCGAGCTGCTTGCGCGATGGACGACTGCCCTGTGAGCTGCCGCCATTAATGCCTCCGCTGCGCAGCGAATTGGGTCAGGTGGGTGTGCTCAATCGCTCGGCTTGGTTGATCCAGGCTCAAGATGGCCTGCGCCGTGCTGCGGCCTGTGACAACCCAGATGCAGCTCGCATTCTTTGCTACACCAATCGCACCCTGGATGCGCTTGTGCCCCATGCACGACGAGCCATTCATGGTGAGATGGCGGATCAGATGGCCGTTCTTCCTGGCGAAGTCCTGATCAGCCGTACGGCGGTGATGGCGCCTGCCTCCCGCGATGGGGCAGAAACGGGGGAAGAACCCGATCTGGTGCTTGGCTCGAATCGGGAAGTGGTGGTGGAGGATGTCACCCCAGAACGTTGTGACCTCGCTGAATTTGGGTTTGCGGGGGAGACGCAGATGGCACTCGCTGGATTCGAGGCCCCTGTGATTGACACCGTCACGGCGAAGGTTCGTAGTGGAGAGCTAGAACTCAGTTTGCGTTTGCAGCCGCCTTCCGGGAGTGCTGCTCGGCAGCGCCTTGATGGGGTCCTTCAGGGCTTACGCACTCAGGCCAGGGATGCGGGAAAGAGAGGAGGGCGGCCGCTTTGGCGTCGTTATTTTTTAATCCGTGATGCTTTTGCCTCGTTGGGTCCAGCAGCCGTGCTCACTGTTCATCGCAGTCAAGGGAGCAGTTTCGGAGAGGTGTTTGTCGCCGATGACGTGTTCTGGCCGCAGGACCTTGTCCTTCGACGGCAGTTGGTTTATGTCGCTGTCAGTCGGGCGCAAGAGGCGGTCTGGATGGCGGGAAGGTCGTCCTCAGTCAAAGCGGTGGAACGCTGGACGCGGGCGCTGAGGAATGAATGA
- a CDS encoding cobyrinate a,c-diamide synthase — MACVIAAPSSSSGKTLLSLSLIAWAQQKGLSIQPFKVGPDYLDPQMLGASAGRPCRNLDLPLCGPDWVKTSFHGYGGRCDLALVEGVMGLFDGIGSTGEGSSAAVAKHLHLPVVLVVDAGGQARSLAALVSGFRDLDPDVKFAGVVLNRVSTERHRLLLEDVLAAIEVPCLGCLPRDSSLELPSRHLGLAPAHELDQLNVRLGQWAAIADQHLEMGVFERLMAAPTPGPEPIQTVLAEALAQDTQREPLPVAVAQDNAFHFRYPEMQDCLEALGMPVIPWHPLEDEPLPQAAYGLVIPGGFPELHAEQLSRCQQSLLSLRDWVQRKPLYAECGGMLMLGTSLMDGEGQTHAMAGVLPFHAQRGRLQVGYRRLTATRDSLLLKAGDQWMGHEFHRWQLSEEPVGRWQPLWQVDGWHVDRREEGWALPTVHASWVHLHWASSSTISCRWRAALETLATQIATDS, encoded by the coding sequence ATGGCCTGTGTGATCGCTGCTCCATCGAGCAGCAGCGGCAAAACCCTGCTCAGCCTCAGCCTGATCGCCTGGGCGCAACAGAAGGGATTGAGCATTCAACCCTTCAAGGTGGGGCCTGATTATCTCGACCCCCAAATGCTTGGGGCCAGTGCAGGGCGCCCTTGCCGCAACCTCGACCTGCCCTTATGCGGACCCGACTGGGTGAAAACCAGTTTCCATGGCTATGGAGGTCGCTGCGACTTAGCCCTCGTGGAGGGGGTGATGGGCCTGTTCGATGGGATCGGCTCAACGGGCGAAGGCAGCAGCGCAGCCGTAGCCAAACACCTGCATTTGCCGGTGGTGTTGGTGGTGGATGCTGGCGGACAGGCGCGATCACTCGCCGCCCTTGTGAGCGGATTTCGTGATCTTGACCCCGACGTGAAGTTTGCTGGTGTGGTGCTCAATCGAGTCAGCACTGAGCGCCATCGCTTGCTTCTCGAAGATGTCTTGGCGGCCATTGAGGTGCCCTGCCTGGGATGTCTCCCGCGGGATTCAAGCCTCGAACTACCCAGTCGGCATTTGGGCCTAGCTCCAGCCCATGAACTCGATCAACTGAATGTTCGTCTGGGGCAATGGGCAGCGATCGCTGATCAACATCTTGAGATGGGGGTCTTTGAGAGGTTGATGGCAGCGCCAACTCCGGGTCCAGAGCCGATTCAAACCGTGCTAGCGGAGGCTTTGGCACAGGACACCCAGCGAGAACCACTGCCAGTGGCCGTCGCCCAAGACAACGCCTTTCATTTCCGTTATCCCGAGATGCAGGATTGCCTCGAGGCATTGGGGATGCCGGTGATCCCTTGGCACCCCTTAGAGGATGAGCCGTTGCCGCAAGCGGCCTATGGACTCGTGATCCCTGGAGGGTTCCCAGAACTGCATGCCGAACAACTCAGCCGTTGCCAACAAAGCCTTTTAAGCCTCCGCGACTGGGTGCAACGCAAACCGCTGTACGCCGAATGCGGCGGCATGTTGATGCTGGGAACCAGTTTGATGGACGGGGAGGGACAAACCCATGCAATGGCGGGGGTTTTACCGTTCCACGCCCAACGCGGGAGGTTACAGGTGGGGTATCGCCGCCTAACGGCAACCCGCGACAGCTTGCTGCTGAAGGCGGGTGATCAGTGGATGGGCCATGAATTTCACCGCTGGCAGCTCAGTGAGGAACCTGTGGGCAGATGGCAACCGCTGTGGCAGGTTGATGGCTGGCATGTTGATCGCAGAGAAGAAGGATGGGCACTTCCGACCGTTCACGCAAGCTGGGTGCATCTTCACTGGGCCAGCTCTTCGACGATCTCATGCCGATGGCGCGCCGCTCTCGAAACTCTGGCGACACAGATCGCGACGGATTCATAA
- a CDS encoding GAP family protein codes for MSDTTLWAELLAYGTGIGLSPIHIAVLLLLLLGPQPLRRGGWFVAGWVVTTMTTSALLVTVGHSLVLDMTQGSHHRTGLDLLAGGALIAVGGRELLRSLTEGDRPPAWTASVDRFVNMPLPLLLLLGAIAEIASPDDLVLFAKSASVVLAAQLPTWQELIGLLAFTIGASLLMLTPLIAVAIGREKVVPVLERGKEVLFARGELVVAAISLGIGGYLGWQGISGLALT; via the coding sequence ATGAGCGACACCACGCTCTGGGCTGAGCTACTCGCCTATGGCACTGGTATTGGCCTATCCCCGATCCACATTGCCGTGTTGCTGCTGCTTCTCCTAGGACCACAACCATTGCGCCGCGGAGGTTGGTTTGTGGCGGGATGGGTGGTCACCACAATGACGACTTCAGCTCTATTGGTGACTGTGGGTCATTCACTGGTGCTGGACATGACGCAAGGCTCCCATCACCGCACGGGCTTGGATCTCCTCGCAGGTGGAGCCTTAATCGCCGTTGGCGGTAGGGAATTGCTGCGATCGTTGACCGAGGGAGACAGACCACCGGCATGGACCGCAAGCGTGGATCGCTTTGTGAACATGCCCCTTCCTCTGTTGTTGTTATTGGGTGCGATCGCAGAAATTGCCAGTCCTGATGATCTCGTGCTGTTTGCGAAATCAGCAAGCGTTGTCTTGGCGGCTCAACTGCCTACGTGGCAAGAACTGATTGGTCTTTTGGCCTTCACGATCGGGGCAAGCCTGTTGATGCTTACCCCTTTGATCGCCGTTGCGATTGGTCGAGAAAAGGTCGTGCCTGTATTAGAACGCGGAAAAGAGGTGCTGTTTGCTCGAGGCGAGCTGGTTGTAGCCGCCATCAGTCTTGGAATCGGGGGCTATCTCGGCTGGCAAGGAATCAGTGGTCTTGCCCTCACCTGA